Proteins co-encoded in one Gemmatimonas aurantiaca genomic window:
- a CDS encoding serine hydrolase domain-containing protein, with protein MWQNRISVIAGTDIHHRPLSSESTFCLASVGKLAIALLVLQLVDEGKVSLDTTLGEANRLITGDVRNATLRDALSHRSNIPPILSEELVPYSAGLVPEDIRNACRALDRVPDSGRQIRYSDVAYGLLADVVENCSALPLSECLSGLNRTLGTRLTIGLPPREGYVEVADIPGLYSHTTIAPINSAFWHSLSLPWVAICGAPDDGLRLIGAFAEHRSLLSPQLRTAAISDPDNGMLCGGIPSSPGYLGIGPSPLLTWSPCSWALGAELRGEKSPHWTPKEAHISSFGHVGISGALAWHDPTVGVSWAMVGTRCSHSGWLLRYGPMLGSAVLRSVIRETAA; from the coding sequence ATGTGGCAGAACCGCATCTCGGTCATTGCGGGGACCGACATCCATCACCGACCGCTCTCCAGTGAAAGCACCTTTTGTCTTGCATCGGTCGGGAAGCTCGCTATCGCGCTTCTCGTGCTTCAGCTCGTCGACGAGGGGAAGGTCTCTCTCGATACGACATTGGGTGAAGCGAACAGGCTGATCACGGGCGATGTGCGAAACGCTACCCTACGCGACGCCCTTTCGCATCGGAGCAATATTCCTCCGATTCTTTCGGAAGAGTTGGTGCCCTATAGTGCAGGCCTCGTACCTGAAGATATTCGAAATGCGTGTCGCGCACTCGATAGAGTACCCGATTCAGGACGACAAATCAGGTACAGTGATGTGGCATACGGTTTACTGGCGGATGTCGTAGAGAACTGCTCTGCACTTCCGCTCTCGGAATGTCTTTCCGGTCTGAATAGAACGCTTGGCACGCGGCTTACCATCGGCTTGCCTCCACGCGAAGGATACGTGGAAGTCGCCGACATTCCGGGTTTGTACTCTCATACCACGATCGCTCCAATCAATTCCGCTTTTTGGCACTCACTCAGCCTGCCTTGGGTTGCCATCTGTGGCGCCCCGGATGATGGACTTCGATTGATTGGAGCGTTCGCCGAACATCGAAGCCTTCTCAGTCCCCAGCTTCGCACCGCGGCTATTTCCGATCCCGATAACGGAATGCTCTGTGGAGGAATTCCATCCTCGCCTGGATACCTGGGAATAGGCCCCAGTCCTCTACTTACCTGGTCCCCGTGCAGCTGGGCTCTTGGGGCGGAACTTCGGGGTGAAAAGTCTCCACATTGGACTCCCAAAGAAGCGCATATTTCTTCGTTCGGTCACGTTGGCATTAGCGGCGCCCTCGCCTGGCATGATCCGACTGTGGGCGTTTCCTGGGCGATGGTAGGTACACGCTGCAGTCATTCCGGTTGGCTTCTTCGCTATGGCCCAATGCTGGGAAGTGCAGTACTGCGGAGCGTGATCAGAGAGACCGCTGCCTGA
- a CDS encoding acyltransferase yields MSNPMEALSVAWALAKGQYYKISLPLRGLKFSAGRNFRVFGKMTVSGPGRVEFGDDVMVGMHVTPFTHAPTAVIRVGNHCFLNGARIGCSERIEIGDHSIVAEARLMDTNFHSTRADRWNPEAPVKVSPVVLEENVWVAANAGILPGTRIGRNSVVGFGAVLSGAFPPDSLIAGNPAVVVKQIEPAPTSDT; encoded by the coding sequence ATGAGCAATCCGATGGAGGCTTTGAGCGTAGCCTGGGCTCTCGCCAAGGGTCAATACTATAAGATCTCATTGCCGTTACGAGGTTTGAAGTTCTCTGCAGGACGTAATTTTCGGGTCTTTGGGAAGATGACCGTCTCGGGTCCCGGTCGGGTCGAGTTTGGCGATGATGTAATGGTTGGCATGCACGTGACTCCTTTCACCCATGCACCCACCGCTGTCATCCGCGTTGGCAACCACTGTTTCCTGAATGGCGCCAGAATCGGTTGCTCCGAGCGGATCGAAATTGGGGATCATTCAATCGTCGCAGAAGCGCGATTGATGGATACCAACTTTCACTCCACGCGCGCGGATCGTTGGAACCCCGAGGCACCAGTCAAGGTGAGTCCTGTGGTGCTTGAGGAGAATGTCTGGGTTGCCGCGAATGCTGGCATCCTCCCTGGCACCAGGATCGGCCGAAACTCGGTGGTGGGGTTTGGTGCGGTGCTTTCGGGTGCATTTCCACCTGACTCGCTCATTGCTGGAAACCCTGCTGTAGTGGTGAAACAGATCGAACCTGCCCCCACTTCCGATACGTGA
- a CDS encoding AMP-binding protein: MTSITPVRPPSLAALVARAAHLYGSRHALAGHVGLITYDELDSLARRWATALRAHGVPEGGRVGILGNRSRVTYIGALAAAYAGTAFVPLNSRLHVDRIRRIAKLAELDAVIVAPDDIALLETMLEDVGAAHVILAPESRLASRLGSAAGAVPWCDADALPTVDLPPCLDPQPDWGCYLLFTSGTTGTPKGVLVTQGNVAAYLREARARFAFLPDDRFSQMFEQSFDVSIFDLFVAWASGACVHTLAAQQLLAPASYIEREGITVYASVPSVLSLMKQRGALRPDRFPAVRYSMFAGEALSVENAKAWAAAAPNSRIENQYGPTEATVVATGFSWMATEATSYPNCIVPIGKPFSGVTVRIVGEDGKDVTPGEAGELLVGGDQTVPGYWRDGMLTREKFVDGFYRTGDLVRSLPSGDLSFIGRVDDQLKVLGRRVEPAEIEAIARQVPEVTDAVVVGWPLEEGRPVALALFILASGPSDDVATNVARHISTQVEPFLIPRSVEVRSEFPLNANGKVDRRALLATLQVSQLSSS, translated from the coding sequence TTGACGTCGATCACCCCCGTTCGTCCGCCCTCGCTGGCTGCCCTGGTCGCGCGGGCGGCACATCTTTATGGCAGCCGCCATGCCCTGGCGGGGCACGTCGGTCTCATCACCTACGACGAGCTCGACAGTCTCGCCCGTCGCTGGGCCACCGCGCTGCGGGCCCACGGTGTGCCGGAGGGGGGGCGCGTGGGCATTCTGGGCAACCGCTCACGGGTGACCTATATCGGCGCGCTCGCCGCCGCCTATGCGGGCACGGCGTTCGTGCCGCTCAACAGCCGGCTGCACGTGGACCGGATCCGGCGTATCGCGAAACTGGCGGAACTCGACGCCGTCATCGTGGCGCCTGATGACATCGCGCTGCTCGAGACCATGCTGGAGGACGTGGGCGCCGCCCATGTGATTCTCGCGCCCGAGTCGCGCCTCGCTTCGCGCCTCGGCTCTGCTGCCGGTGCGGTGCCATGGTGCGACGCTGATGCATTGCCCACCGTCGATCTTCCCCCGTGTCTGGATCCGCAGCCGGACTGGGGGTGCTATCTCCTGTTCACATCCGGCACCACGGGTACGCCCAAAGGTGTACTCGTCACGCAGGGCAATGTGGCCGCATACCTACGGGAGGCGCGGGCGCGGTTTGCGTTTCTACCGGACGACCGGTTCTCGCAGATGTTCGAGCAGTCGTTCGACGTGTCGATCTTCGACCTGTTCGTGGCCTGGGCGAGCGGGGCGTGTGTGCACACGTTGGCGGCCCAGCAGTTGCTGGCGCCGGCCAGTTACATCGAACGGGAGGGCATCACGGTGTACGCCAGCGTGCCATCCGTGCTCTCGCTCATGAAACAGCGGGGCGCATTACGCCCCGACCGGTTTCCCGCGGTGCGGTACAGCATGTTTGCGGGGGAGGCGCTGTCGGTCGAGAATGCGAAGGCATGGGCGGCGGCGGCGCCGAACAGTCGTATCGAGAACCAGTACGGGCCCACCGAAGCCACCGTGGTCGCCACCGGCTTTTCCTGGATGGCAACAGAGGCAACCTCATATCCGAACTGCATCGTTCCCATTGGCAAACCATTCAGCGGCGTGACCGTACGGATCGTGGGTGAAGACGGCAAGGATGTCACCCCCGGCGAAGCCGGCGAACTGCTCGTGGGAGGGGACCAGACCGTTCCCGGGTACTGGAGGGACGGAATGCTCACGCGGGAGAAGTTTGTGGACGGCTTCTATCGCACCGGTGACCTCGTGCGAAGCCTGCCTTCCGGTGACCTTTCGTTCATTGGCCGAGTCGATGATCAGTTGAAAGTGTTGGGACGGCGTGTGGAGCCCGCGGAGATCGAAGCCATTGCCAGGCAGGTTCCCGAGGTCACCGATGCGGTGGTCGTGGGGTGGCCGCTCGAAGAGGGCCGACCGGTGGCATTGGCGTTGTTTATCCTGGCGTCAGGTCCATCCGACGATGTTGCCACGAACGTCGCCCGACACATCTCGACCCAGGTGGAACCGTTCCTGATTCCGCGATCTGTCGAAGTCCGGTCGGAGTTTCCGTTGAACGCCAACGGCAAGGTCGATCGCCGGGCGTTGTTGGCTACATTGCAGGTATCCCAGCTTTCGAGTTCCTGA
- a CDS encoding acyl-CoA dehydrogenase family protein encodes MTDSVHRPLTLLSEEEELFRAAVEELAESEVRPRVHAMETAGKVDPALTAKFFELGLMGIELPEQYGGAQGSLMMVTLAVEELSKVDASAAIQVDVQNTLVNYPLHRYGSQEQRARILPRMTADTIGAYALSEPGSGSDAFGLATRADRADGGWILNGSKAWITNGGEANVFVVFANTKPEAGYKGITAFVLERGVEGFTVGKKEDKLGIRASSTTALHFENAFVPDADVLGDVGQGYKIAIETLNEGRIGIGAQMIGVAQGALSAATAYLKERKQFGKALAEFQGIQFQVAQAATELEAARLMVYNAARLKDAGKDIAREGAMAKLFASQMCERVTSLCVELFGGYGYTREYPAEKFYRDAKIGTIYEGTSNMQLQTIAKSVLR; translated from the coding sequence GTGACCGACTCCGTCCATCGCCCCCTGACCCTGCTGTCCGAAGAAGAGGAACTCTTTCGCGCTGCCGTCGAAGAGCTTGCGGAAAGCGAGGTTCGCCCGCGTGTTCACGCCATGGAGACTGCCGGCAAGGTTGACCCGGCATTGACCGCGAAATTTTTCGAGCTCGGTCTCATGGGTATTGAGCTTCCTGAGCAGTACGGGGGGGCGCAGGGATCTTTGATGATGGTTACCCTTGCCGTCGAGGAGCTGAGCAAGGTGGATGCAAGCGCTGCCATCCAAGTGGACGTACAGAACACGCTCGTGAATTATCCCCTGCATCGCTATGGAAGCCAGGAGCAACGCGCACGCATTCTGCCGCGGATGACGGCTGACACCATCGGTGCCTATGCGCTCTCCGAGCCCGGATCGGGCTCGGATGCCTTCGGTCTTGCCACGCGTGCCGATCGAGCGGACGGCGGCTGGATCCTCAACGGCAGCAAGGCCTGGATCACCAATGGCGGCGAAGCCAACGTCTTCGTGGTGTTCGCCAACACGAAGCCTGAAGCGGGCTACAAGGGCATCACCGCATTTGTCTTGGAACGGGGTGTCGAAGGCTTCACTGTGGGCAAGAAGGAAGACAAGCTCGGCATTCGGGCTTCCAGCACCACGGCCCTTCACTTTGAGAACGCATTTGTGCCCGACGCTGATGTGCTCGGCGATGTTGGCCAGGGATACAAGATCGCTATTGAGACCCTCAACGAGGGTCGTATCGGTATCGGTGCACAGATGATCGGTGTGGCACAGGGGGCTCTGAGCGCAGCGACAGCCTATCTGAAAGAGCGTAAACAGTTTGGCAAGGCGCTCGCCGAGTTTCAGGGCATTCAATTCCAAGTAGCTCAAGCGGCCACCGAACTGGAAGCCGCGCGCTTGATGGTCTACAATGCGGCGCGCCTTAAGGATGCGGGCAAAGATATTGCTCGTGAAGGAGCGATGGCCAAACTTTTCGCCTCGCAAATGTGCGAGCGAGTGACTTCGCTCTGCGTGGAGCTCTTCGGTGGTTACGGCTACACTCGAGAGTATCCGGCGGAGAAATTCTATCGTGATGCGAAGATCGGTACGATTTATGAGGGCACAAGCAACATGCAGTTGCAGACCATCGCTAAGTCTGTCCTACGGTAG
- a CDS encoding phosphopantetheine-binding protein, with protein MSVSVSLEEVLANALRLPLERIDDSIGYQLIPQWDSANHVALIGALEDAYGITIDDDDIPDLTSVSAIRTYVHRHTAR; from the coding sequence ATGTCCGTATCCGTATCTCTCGAGGAAGTCCTTGCCAACGCCCTGCGTCTCCCGCTCGAGCGGATCGACGACTCCATCGGCTATCAGTTGATCCCGCAATGGGATTCTGCCAACCATGTGGCGTTGATCGGTGCGCTGGAGGATGCGTATGGGATCACTATCGACGATGATGATATTCCCGATCTGACGTCGGTGTCTGCCATCCGGACCTATGTCCACCGACATACAGCCCGCTGA
- the asnB gene encoding asparagine synthase (glutamine-hydrolyzing) produces MCGIIGAISFRDALDRHLLEKQRDTMTHRGPDSAGMWFSENGRVGFGHRRLAIVDLTPGGHQPMVDPLNGNTITFNGEIYNYLLLRDELIAKGHLFRTQSDTEVILAAYREWGVASLERLQGMFALAIHDQQTQRVLLARDRAGEKPLFYRVTDTGFFFASEAKALLADPSCPRRVKRESLNEYFAYGYVTGANTMFADIHRVLPGERIVIDLQKGGQKKHDLYWRLPEFSPSSAYPDDTQTVEHVHELLKGAVRRQLAADVPVGVLLSGGVDSSLVAAIAAEVSDSRIRTFTARFPGHQGFDEGPFARLVADHIGSEHIELETPPADMELLHMLVEQFDDPIADSSMIPTYLVSKEIRKHATVALGGDGGDELFGGYHRYPALLRQESLRRRIPRVFRRIGATVGSAFIPDGARGRGTLEALAGDVGTGIANAGRIYRVDERVQLSPHLRDLGKDHLQAPEKLRRQAMTNRLSPVQRGTAIDFSSYMVDDVLVKVDRASMLTSLEVRAPFLDVPVVEYAFHAVPDYLKATQQDRKVVLRRLGAVLLPPTLDLKRKQGFSIPVDSWMRSTWRPILDHVSLKRPFSLIDETTLAKYRSLLLRGRPVGDRLFAMVFLRLWEEHFRISDVI; encoded by the coding sequence ATGTGCGGAATCATCGGGGCCATTTCCTTCCGTGACGCGCTCGATCGACATCTGCTCGAGAAACAGCGCGATACCATGACGCACCGGGGGCCAGACTCCGCGGGTATGTGGTTTTCTGAGAACGGTCGGGTGGGTTTCGGACATCGGCGACTGGCGATTGTCGATCTGACTCCCGGAGGCCATCAACCGATGGTCGACCCATTGAACGGAAACACCATCACGTTCAACGGAGAGATATACAACTATCTTCTTCTCCGTGATGAACTGATCGCCAAAGGGCATCTCTTCCGTACACAATCTGACACGGAAGTCATCCTTGCTGCGTATCGCGAATGGGGTGTCGCCAGCCTCGAACGCCTGCAGGGCATGTTCGCGTTGGCGATCCATGATCAGCAGACGCAGCGTGTGTTGTTGGCTCGTGACCGAGCCGGTGAGAAGCCCTTGTTCTATCGTGTTACGGACACGGGGTTTTTCTTTGCCAGCGAAGCCAAAGCCCTGCTGGCTGACCCTTCGTGCCCGCGCCGTGTAAAACGTGAATCGCTCAATGAGTACTTCGCTTATGGATATGTGACGGGCGCCAACACGATGTTTGCCGACATCCATCGTGTATTGCCCGGCGAGCGTATCGTCATTGATCTGCAGAAAGGGGGACAGAAGAAACACGATCTGTACTGGCGACTTCCTGAGTTCTCTCCTTCGTCTGCGTATCCGGACGATACCCAGACGGTCGAGCACGTGCACGAATTGCTGAAAGGAGCAGTGCGCCGACAACTGGCCGCCGATGTTCCTGTAGGTGTGCTGCTCAGCGGTGGCGTGGATTCGAGTCTGGTTGCTGCCATCGCCGCAGAAGTGAGCGACTCGCGAATCCGCACTTTCACCGCGCGTTTCCCTGGTCATCAGGGATTTGACGAAGGGCCATTTGCAAGGCTCGTGGCCGACCATATCGGCTCCGAGCATATCGAGCTCGAGACCCCGCCGGCGGACATGGAATTGCTGCACATGCTGGTGGAGCAGTTCGACGACCCCATCGCGGATTCTTCGATGATTCCCACCTATCTCGTTTCAAAGGAGATCCGTAAGCACGCCACGGTCGCCCTTGGAGGTGATGGCGGCGACGAATTGTTCGGGGGCTATCATCGGTATCCGGCGTTGCTTCGGCAGGAATCGCTCCGACGACGCATCCCTCGTGTGTTTCGTCGTATCGGAGCGACGGTGGGTTCTGCATTCATCCCGGATGGTGCAAGGGGACGTGGCACCCTCGAAGCGCTTGCGGGAGATGTGGGCACGGGCATCGCCAATGCAGGCCGCATTTACCGTGTCGACGAGCGGGTTCAGCTAAGTCCACACCTGCGGGACCTCGGCAAGGACCACCTACAGGCACCAGAGAAGCTCCGTCGGCAGGCAATGACGAACCGTTTGAGCCCCGTCCAGCGCGGGACTGCCATCGACTTTTCGTCCTATATGGTCGACGATGTGCTGGTTAAAGTCGATCGCGCGAGCATGCTCACCTCTCTGGAAGTCCGTGCTCCGTTTCTCGATGTTCCGGTTGTCGAGTATGCTTTCCACGCGGTACCGGATTATCTGAAGGCCACCCAACAAGACCGGAAAGTGGTACTTCGACGTTTGGGAGCAGTCCTTCTGCCACCGACATTGGATCTCAAACGGAAGCAGGGGTTTTCCATTCCGGTGGACAGTTGGATGCGGAGTACCTGGCGTCCAATTCTCGACCACGTCTCTCTGAAACGTCCATTCAGCCTGATAGATGAGACGACGTTGGCCAAGTATCGGAGTTTGCTGCTACGTGGCCGACCGGTGGGCGACAGACTATTCGCCATGGTGTTTCTTAGACTCTGGGAAGAACATTTTCGCATCTCAGACGTCATATAG
- a CDS encoding PEP-CTERM sorting domain-containing protein yields MRSFFAGAMLLATVASTATAQTVTAVDGPDPLTSNALFSAQTNVVDFTNCGVPSGVVITGGACQTSSSSGNWAQPWQSYSGGGFYTTMAPYPGSTVTVDFSGWLANNAFSSVQSLSLYWGSIDSYQKLELLDGGGNVISTIFGSSVASPSANGDQSFPGTNRRVNIDFGPTGSSTFAGLRFTSDQAAFEFDDIAIAAVSGAQVVPEPSTYALMAAGLAGLFGVARRRKQNG; encoded by the coding sequence ATGCGATCGTTTTTCGCGGGTGCGATGCTGCTCGCGACCGTTGCATCCACGGCAACGGCGCAAACCGTAACAGCAGTTGATGGTCCGGACCCACTGACCAGCAACGCGCTGTTCTCGGCACAGACCAATGTGGTGGACTTCACCAACTGCGGAGTGCCCTCGGGCGTCGTCATCACGGGTGGCGCGTGTCAGACGAGCTCGTCGTCCGGCAATTGGGCGCAGCCGTGGCAGAGCTACAGCGGCGGCGGTTTCTATACCACCATGGCGCCGTACCCGGGCTCCACGGTCACGGTCGATTTCTCGGGCTGGCTGGCCAACAACGCGTTCAGCTCGGTGCAGTCGCTCAGCCTGTACTGGGGATCGATCGACAGCTACCAGAAGCTGGAATTGCTCGATGGTGGTGGTAACGTGATCAGCACTATCTTCGGCTCCAGCGTGGCTTCGCCCAGCGCCAACGGTGATCAGTCGTTCCCGGGCACGAATCGCCGCGTGAACATCGACTTCGGTCCCACGGGTAGCTCGACGTTTGCGGGCCTCCGCTTCACCTCCGATCAGGCGGCGTTCGAGTTCGACGATATCGCGATCGCGGCGGTCAGCGGTGCTCAGGTGGTGCCCGAGCCGAGCACGTACGCGCTCATGGCCGCCGGCCTCGCGGGGCTGTTCGGTGTGGCGCGTCGGCGGAAGCAGAACGGCTGA
- a CDS encoding bifunctional homocysteine S-methyltransferase/methylenetetrahydrofolate reductase, with product MITPVEQHPAHPSDDARFPRAAQLARLLDPDQVVVFDGAMGTMLYARGVFINQCYDELVLRSPDLVRDVHAAYAKAGAEVLETNTFGANRTKLAQYGLEEQVEAINRRAAELAREAAGEHRLVAGAVGPLGVRLEPYGPTSREDARAIFAEQMRALVAGGADCFVLETFGDLEELQQAILAAREVNPSAPVIAQATIGPDLRTAFGATPEDVARVLDRWGVDVIGLNCSVGPQTILEAIERMATVTDRKLSAQPNAGMPRDVGGRSMYMASPEYMASYARHLVQAGAKIVGGCCGTTPEHIKAMAEGIRPLAPRTRVQVGTTAEWPAEGTAQSGRAPVSLAERSRLGAKLAAGQFVTSVEIVPPRGIDTTKLEQDAVLLAKAGVDAINVPDGPRAQSRMGAIATSLIIERHGIEAVTHYACRDRNLLGMLSDLLGASALGLRNLLLITGDPPKMGPYPDATAVFDIDAIGLTNLVSKLNRGLDPGKNPIGEPTRFVIGVGVNPVAIDPEQELRRFHWKVEAGAEYAITQPVFDPAQLERFLESIQDVRIPVIAGIWPLVSARNAEFLANEVPGVTVPEEVLHRMRRASEKSKEHAVAEGIQIAREALERVRGVVQGVQVSAPFGRVEYVLDVIDATLRVT from the coding sequence ATGATCACGCCCGTCGAACAGCACCCCGCGCACCCTTCTGATGATGCGCGCTTTCCGAGAGCAGCCCAGCTGGCCAGGCTGCTCGACCCCGATCAGGTGGTGGTGTTCGATGGCGCCATGGGCACCATGCTCTACGCGCGCGGTGTCTTCATCAACCAGTGTTACGACGAACTGGTGTTGCGCAGCCCGGATCTCGTGCGGGATGTGCATGCGGCCTATGCGAAGGCCGGAGCCGAGGTGCTGGAGACGAACACCTTCGGCGCCAATCGGACCAAGCTCGCGCAGTATGGCCTCGAAGAGCAGGTGGAGGCGATCAATCGCCGGGCGGCCGAGTTGGCGCGCGAAGCGGCGGGTGAGCATCGACTCGTGGCAGGTGCGGTTGGGCCGCTCGGCGTTCGCCTCGAACCGTACGGGCCCACCAGCCGTGAAGATGCGCGGGCCATTTTCGCCGAACAGATGCGTGCCCTGGTGGCCGGAGGCGCCGACTGTTTCGTGCTGGAAACGTTCGGCGATCTCGAAGAGCTGCAACAGGCCATTCTGGCCGCCCGCGAAGTGAATCCGTCAGCACCCGTGATCGCGCAGGCCACCATCGGCCCCGATCTGCGCACGGCATTCGGGGCAACTCCGGAAGACGTGGCGCGCGTGCTCGATCGCTGGGGCGTGGACGTGATCGGGCTCAATTGCTCGGTCGGGCCGCAGACCATCCTGGAAGCCATTGAGCGTATGGCCACGGTCACCGACCGCAAATTGTCGGCGCAGCCCAATGCCGGGATGCCGCGTGACGTGGGCGGTCGCAGCATGTACATGGCGAGCCCTGAATACATGGCCAGTTATGCGCGGCATCTGGTGCAGGCGGGCGCGAAGATCGTGGGCGGGTGCTGCGGTACCACGCCGGAGCACATCAAGGCCATGGCCGAAGGGATCAGGCCACTGGCGCCACGTACGCGTGTGCAGGTGGGCACGACGGCGGAGTGGCCGGCCGAAGGAACTGCACAGTCTGGCCGCGCTCCGGTTTCGCTCGCGGAACGCTCACGGTTGGGCGCGAAGCTGGCAGCCGGACAGTTCGTGACGAGTGTGGAGATTGTACCACCACGCGGAATCGACACCACCAAACTCGAGCAGGACGCGGTGCTGCTGGCCAAGGCAGGAGTGGATGCCATCAATGTGCCTGATGGCCCGCGTGCGCAAAGCCGCATGGGTGCGATTGCCACGAGTCTGATCATCGAGCGACATGGTATCGAAGCGGTGACCCACTACGCCTGCCGCGATCGCAACCTGCTGGGCATGCTCAGCGACCTGCTGGGAGCATCGGCGCTTGGCCTGCGCAATCTCCTGTTGATCACGGGTGATCCGCCCAAGATGGGACCGTATCCCGACGCCACAGCGGTGTTCGACATCGACGCCATCGGTCTCACCAATCTCGTGTCGAAGCTCAATCGTGGGCTCGACCCGGGAAAGAATCCGATAGGCGAACCCACGCGGTTCGTGATCGGCGTGGGAGTGAACCCGGTGGCCATCGATCCGGAGCAGGAACTACGGCGTTTTCACTGGAAGGTGGAGGCGGGTGCGGAGTATGCGATCACTCAGCCCGTGTTCGATCCGGCACAACTGGAACGATTCCTCGAGTCCATCCAGGACGTGCGCATTCCGGTCATTGCAGGGATCTGGCCGCTGGTCAGTGCCCGGAACGCGGAATTCCTGGCGAACGAGGTACCGGGAGTGACCGTGCCGGAGGAGGTGTTGCATCGCATGCGCCGCGCGAGTGAGAAGAGCAAGGAGCATGCAGTGGCGGAGGGAATTCAGATCGCACGCGAGGCGCTGGAACGTGTGCGTGGAGTCGTGCAGGGGGTGCAGGTGAGCGCACCGTTTGGGCGGGTCGAGTATGTACTCGACGTGATCGACGCAACTCTACGGGTGACCTGA